In the Streptomyces sp. SJL17-4 genome, TCGCCGAGCAGCGGGGCCAGGGTCAGCTCGTCGCGCAGTCCGCGCCAGCTCTCGCCGACCCACCCGGACCCCAGGTACACGCCGACCGCGCCGGCCGTCCAGGACAGGGTCGCGAGCCGGGCGTCCGGCTCGGCGACGCCGAGCGTCAGCAGGACGCCGCCGGCCGGCAGGAACGCCGCGGCGGCGAGGGCCCGGCCGCGGGTGCGGAGCGCGCGGACGGCGCCCTGCGCGAGGTGGCCGCGCAGCCGCCCGTCCGGGCGTGTCAGCGCGGAGGTGAGCCCGCGCGGCTGCGGGCGGTACAGGTCGAGCGCGTGGTGGAGCGTGCCGGTCCAGGCGAAGGTCTGGGCCTCGGCGGCGCGCGCCGATTCGCGTGCGAGCCGGGCGAGGTCGACCGTACGGACGGACCGGAGGGCGGACCGGCCGAGCAGGGCGGCCGCGACCGCGAGCACACCGGTGACGAGCCACAGGCCGCCGCCGCCCAGCAGGGCGGACCGGCCGAGCGGTGCCACGGCGGCCACCGCGACGGCCACGGCGGCGGCGAGCAGGACGTTCTCGCGCACCGTCCGGACCTGGCCCCACAGCCATGCCACGGGGGCGACGGCGCCGATGCCCACCGCGACGGCCAGGCCCTGCGGCAGCAGCGCGCTTCCCGGGTGGTCGAACAGGTCGGTCGCGAGGAACGTCGCCGTGCACACCGCGAGGAGCGTGCCGAGTCCCGCGTACGCCAGCCGGCGGCGGGCGATCGTGCCGAGGTAGTGCGTCGGGGACAGGTCCGTCGACATGAACACGTGCAGCAGGAACGGCTTGAGCACCAGCGGTCCCCAGAACCGGCCGGTGAGCTGGGCACCCCAGACCGCCGTCGCCGCGACCAGGCACGCCACGGGGGTCGCCGCCTCGGCGGACGGCAGGGAGACGAGCGCCTCCGTGGTTCTCACCAGATAGACGACGGGCGCCACGTAGACGGCGCCGAGGATGACGCTGAGATAGACGGTGTACGCCCAGTCCTGCGGCGTGGCGCGGTCGCCGCGGTGGGCGTACCGGTGCCGTACGGCATGGACGCGGTCCCGGGGATCGGCCTCGACCGCGGTGATGCTGTCCGTGGTCATCCCAGCTCCATGACGCCGTCGCAGGCTTCCACCATGCCGGCCTCATGGGTGGCGACCAGGAACGACGTCCCCTGTTCGGCGCGCTCGGCGAGGAGGGCGGCGACGAGGTCGACGCGATCCGTGTCGAGATGCCGCTCGGGTTCGTCGAGCAGGATGACGTCGGCGGGGCGGACCAGGGTCAGGGCGAGGTTGAAGAGCTGGAGCTGGCCGGAGGAGAGCTGGGAGGGGAAGCGGGCGCCCAGTGCGGTGAGCCCCAGTCGCCCGATGATCTCGTCGGCGCGTTCGGCGGTCTCCGTGGTGTTGCCGTACCAGGACGCGGCGACCAGGGTCACCTGCTCGCGGATGGTCATGTCACGGGCGACGGGGATCGGTTCGACGAGCGAGGCCATGAGGCGCCGGTGCCGGGGCCGGGCCATGTCGACGGTCTCGCCACGTACGAGGACGGCGCCGCCCGTCAGCCTCCGGCTGCCCAGGAAGGCCCGCAGGAGGGTCGTCTTGCCGGAGCCGTTGCTTCCGGTGAGGCACCAGAACTCGCCGGGCATCACCTCGAACGTCGTCGGCGCGAGGAGGGTGGTCCCGTCCAGGACGACCGTGGCGTCCTCCGCGGCGATCGCCGGCACTTCGCTCACTGCCGCTCCAGTACGACCAGCATCTCCCGCGAGCGCGCGGTGTAGGGCTCCCCCGCGTACGACCCGTCGACGCCCGTCACCTCCAGACCCGCGATCCGCGCCATCAGCCGGATCTCCGCCAGCGTAGCCCAGGTGGCCTGCTCGTGGAACGCGGTGAGTGTCGAGGCGCCCTGGACCAGGAAGATGCTCAGGATCTGCTGGCCGGCCCGGTCCGCGGTCTGCGTCACCGTCACCATCCGGTCCCGGCCCAGCGGGTAGGTGACCGACTGCGCGTCGCCGCCCGCGCGCTGGAACTCGGCGGGGTCGGTGCAGTCCAGGAAGACCGCGCCACCCGGCTTCAGGTGCCGGGCGATGCCGCGCAGGAGCTCGATCTTCTCCTCCTGCTCCTGGGCGAGGAAGAAGGTGTTCCGGGACATGGTGACGACGTCGAACGTGGTGTCGAGCCGGAGATCGCGGAAGTCGCCCTCCACCGCCTCGACCTCGTGGTCCAGACGCTTCTTCTCCAGCATGTCCAGCGACGGCCGCGAGGCGTCGACCGCCACGACCCGCGCACCGGCCTCGGCGAGCGCGAGCGAGGACACGCCCGTGCCGCACCCCAGGTCCAGGACGGCCAGCCCGGACAGCGGCCGGTGCGACGACACCCAGGCGACGAGCCCGGCCCCCGGGGAGAGCATCGACGACACCAGGTCGTAGGCCTCGATCGCCGTCTCGTCGTACACGCTCGGGTCACTCACCGGAACGCCCTTCCTTCCGCATCCTGTTGGCCACGGCGAGGGCACCCGGCAGGTTGAACCCCACCTCGGCCGTCTGCCGGTTGCTCGCGCGTACGCCGTTCACCCGCGGCGCGAACTCGACGTTCGGGCGGAGCTTGAGGGTCTGCACGTTGTTCTCGACGATCTCGTTGGACCCCGGGAACGTGTCCGCGATCACGAGGGGCGCGTCGGTCAGCTGGAGCATCATGAGGGCGGGCGAGTCCGCGCGCCCCTGCGCCAGACGCATGACGGTGTCCAGCGTGGCGGGGAAGACGAGGAAGCACTCGGAGGCGCCGCTCTTCCCCGAGTTGACCTCGGGCGGCACGTCCGGGTCGTCCCACGAGTCGACCCACACCGCGCCGTTCGCCAGGTGACGCAGCGCCCGGACCGCCAGGAACCGCGAGGCCGCCGGCGTCACCGACACGTTCACGACCAGCTCCGGCTGGAACTCCCGCAGCCAGTGGATCCACCACGGCACGAGCGCCGCGCTGATGGAGCCCGTGACATGGACGTGCAGCTCCGCACCCTCGAACTTCTCCACGTTCACGCGGCGGCTCCCGCCGGGCGGGGGGCGGCGGTGAGGGGGATCCACTCCGAGGTGAGGATCGGCTTCATCCGCTGCTCCACGGGCGCGCTGGGGAACACGTTCATCAGCAGGAACTGCAGCGCCCTGGCGTCGTCCGCCACCGCGGCCCGGCTCGCCGCGAGCACCAGGTCGTA is a window encoding:
- a CDS encoding ATP-binding cassette domain-containing protein is translated as MSEVPAIAAEDATVVLDGTTLLAPTTFEVMPGEFWCLTGSNGSGKTTLLRAFLGSRRLTGGAVLVRGETVDMARPRHRRLMASLVEPIPVARDMTIREQVTLVAASWYGNTTETAERADEIIGRLGLTALGARFPSQLSSGQLQLFNLALTLVRPADVILLDEPERHLDTDRVDLVAALLAERAEQGTSFLVATHEAGMVEACDGVMELG
- a CDS encoding methyltransferase domain-containing protein, with the protein product MSDPSVYDETAIEAYDLVSSMLSPGAGLVAWVSSHRPLSGLAVLDLGCGTGVSSLALAEAGARVVAVDASRPSLDMLEKKRLDHEVEAVEGDFRDLRLDTTFDVVTMSRNTFFLAQEQEEKIELLRGIARHLKPGGAVFLDCTDPAEFQRAGGDAQSVTYPLGRDRMVTVTQTADRAGQQILSIFLVQGASTLTAFHEQATWATLAEIRLMARIAGLEVTGVDGSYAGEPYTARSREMLVVLERQ
- a CDS encoding CypD family RiPP peptide-cysteine decarboxylase, producing the protein MNVEKFEGAELHVHVTGSISAALVPWWIHWLREFQPELVVNVSVTPAASRFLAVRALRHLANGAVWVDSWDDPDVPPEVNSGKSGASECFLVFPATLDTVMRLAQGRADSPALMMLQLTDAPLVIADTFPGSNEIVENNVQTLKLRPNVEFAPRVNGVRASNRQTAEVGFNLPGALAVANRMRKEGRSGE